A region of Bombus huntii isolate Logan2020A chromosome 15, iyBomHunt1.1, whole genome shotgun sequence DNA encodes the following proteins:
- the LOC126874014 gene encoding ATP-dependent helicase brm-like isoform X11, which translates to MASPSPQSSPMPPPQTPSPMGPPQQAPSPSNPQGSPMGPPQHHPHSPTQAYQTGPPMPPGGPPMSQPNQQPPSQQQNYPSHPQQMQSAMGSQNQSGPGMPVSQNSNSQQAPSGPMVPGQMGPSGSQGTSHIMQSGPNQMNANGPGQMSAGGPGQMGPGGPGPMGPGGPGQIGPGGPGQMGPGGPGQMGPGGPGQMGPGGPGPMGPGGPGQMGPGGPGQMGPGGPGQMGPGGPGQMGPGGSGPIGASHLGQAAGGPPGGPHMSQAPPQMGPGNGPVPQMGSGGPSNSQMVPGGPGHMSGPPGSSHMNAAGPPGPGHINSSGPPGPGHMNATGPPGTGHMNATGPPGPGHMSSGGPPGPGHMSTNGPPGPGHINTNGPPGSTHMNASGPPGSHLNSGPSIPSHINASGPPGSGHMSASGPGNHLGPGGPGQMPPGGSTTHNLGPGGPNQMGPGGPNQMVPSSQTPMGPSPMGPVGQGGQIGPNAPGQMGHNGPSPMGPNAPGQMGIGSASSQLGMGGPGSQLGPGGPGNQMGPGSGPGGQLGSSLGQMGPGSGPGGQMPPSNGPGGSMGPGSGPGGQMVSSSGPGGQIGPGSNPGGQIGPGSGSGNQIGPGNAPGNPMTPGSGPSGQMGPGSGPNSQMGPGNLSGGQMGPGNNSNSQMGPGNGPSGQIGPGGQMGPNGPGGQMVPGGSGVQIPPGGPANQMGPGGPGNQIGPNGPNNQLSHSGASNQMGPSGQSSSGQIGPGSQGQQIVPGGSAPIGPGAPVNQMSQTGPGGPPGAGQENLNALQKAIDSMEEKGLQEDPRYSQLLALRARQGNIGEKQAFSSQQLQQLRVQIMAYRLLARNQPLSQQLALAVQGMGQRTPIDPSQGPPTTTGPQISGPNVIGPAVPPRPGCQTPQQQQPPQPGAKTNRVTSVAKPAGLDPLLILQERENRVAARIALRMEQLSNLPTNMPEDLRIQAQIELRMLRVLNFQRQLRSEILACTRKDTTLETAVNVKAYKRTKRQGLREARATEKLEKQQKLEAERKRRQKHQEFLSSVLQHGKDFKEFHRNNVAKLARLNKAVLNYHANAEREQKKEQERIEKERMRRLMAEDEEGYRKLIDQKKDKRLAFLLSQTDEYISNLTEMVKQHKIEQKRKQVEEQKRKKKKKKLQDGEGGEDGNANEDTRVGVIETATGRTLTGEEAPLMSQLSQFLESHPGWEPIESESEDDEDEEEEENEGEEKGENKEKSTGDSEEEKVKKTIHKAKVEDDEYKTEEQTYYSIAHTVHEVVTEQASIMVNGKLKEYQIKGLEWLVSLFNNNLNGILADEMGLGKTIQTIALVTYLMEKKKVNGPFLIIVPLSTLSNWVLEFEKWAPSVVVVSYKGSPAGRRAIQSQMRATKFNVLLTTYEYVIKDKGVLAKLQWKYMIIDEGHRMKNHHCKLTQVLNTHYLAPHRLLLTGTPLQNKLPELWALLNFLLPSIFKSCSTFEQWFNAPFATTGEKVELNEEETILIIRRLHKVLRPFLLRRLKKEVESQLPDKVEYIIKCDMSGLQKVLYKHMQSKGVLLTDGSEKGKQGKGGAKALMNTIVQLRKLCNHPFMFQAIEEKYCEHVGTQGSGVITGPDLYRASGKFELLDRILPKLKATNHRVLLFCQMTQLMTIMEDYLSWRGFMYLRLDGTTKAEDRGDLLKKFNDPGSEYFLFLLSTRAGGLGLNLQAADTVIIFDSDWNPHQDLQAQDRAHRIGQKNEVRVLRLMTVNSVEERILAAARYKLNMDEKVIQAGMFDQKSTGSERQQFLQSILHQDDAEDEEENEVPDDETVNQMIARTEGEFEIFQKLDLERRREEAKLGPNRKSRLLEEAELPDWLVKDDDEVERWTYEEDEDRFLGRGSRQRKEVDYTDSLTEKEWLKAIDDDGAEYEEEEEDDKKKKKTRKRKKKGEEDDEPMPKKRRGTGSSIDPKMKRAMKKLLMVVVNYTDSTDGRLLSEPFMKLPSRRELPDYYEIIKKPLTINKLLQKIEEGKYADFDDLEKDFMQLCKNAQIYNEEASLIHEDSIVLQSVFTNARQRIEEEGNNSDMDDKGEGEEGSDADSTVRMRIKLKGRKGEGRGGRRKRVTKKYISDDDDDGDDN; encoded by the exons ATGGCAAGTCCTTCACCACAATCGTCTCCTATGCCTCCACCGCAAACTCCAAGTCCTATGGGTCCTCCTCAGCAGGCACCATCACCTTCTAACCCACAAGGTAGTCCCATGGGACCACCACAGCATCATCCTCATAGTCCAACACAAGCATATCAAACTGGTCCGCCAATGCCACCTGGAGGTCCACCTATGTCTCAACCGAATCAACAACCTCCATCGCAACAGCAAAATTATCCATCACACCCACAACAAATGCAATCCGCTATGGGTTCACAg AATCAGAGTGGACCTGGCATGCCAGTTAGTCAAAATTCTAATTCTCAGCAGGCTCCCAGTGGACCTATGGTACCAGGCCAAATGGGACCAAGTGGATCTCAAGGAACATCTCACATTATGCAATCTGGTCCAAACCAAATGAATGCAAATGGACCAGGACAAATGAGTGCTGGTGGCCCTGGTCAGATGGGACCAGGAGGCCCTGGTCCAATGGGCCCAGGAGGCCCTGGTCAAATAGGCCCAGGAGGTCCTGGTCAAATGGGCCCAGGAGGTCCTGGTCAAATGGGACCAGGAGGCCCTGGTCAAATGGGCCCAGGAGGTCCTGGTCCAATGGGTCCAGGAGGCCCTGGTCAAATGGGCCCAGGAGGCCCTGGTCAAATGGGCCCAGGAGGCCCTGGTCAAATGGGCCCAGGAGGCCCTGGTCAAATGGGCCCAGGAGGTTCAGGACCGATTGGAGCAAGCCATTTGGGCCAAGCTGCTGGAGGGCCACCAGGAGGTCCACATATGAGTCAGGCTCCTCCTCAAATGGGTCCTGGAAATGGACCTGTGCCACAAATGGGTTCTGGAGGACCTTCAAATTCGCAAATGGTACCTGGAGGACCAGGACATATGAGTGGCCCACCAGGATCAAGCCACATGAATGCAGCTGGACCACCAGGACCAGGACATATCAACTCAAGTGGGCCACCAGGACCAGGCCATATGAATGCAACTGGACCCCCTGGAACAGGCCATATGAATGCGACTGGGCCACCAGGACCAGGTCATATGAGTTCAGGTGGTCCGCCTGGACCAGGACATATGAGTACTAATGGACCTCCTGGACCAGGACATATTAATACAAACGGTCCACCAGGTTCAACTCATATGAATGCTAGTGGTCCGCCTGGAAGTCATTTAAATAGCGGACCATCCATACCAAGTCATATAAATGCAAGTGGTCCACCAGGATCTGGACATATGAGTGCTAGCGGACCAGGAAATCATTTAGGCCCTGGAGGGCCAGGTCAAATGCCTCCAGGTGGTTCTACTACACATAACTTGGGGCCAGGAGGACCAAATCAAATGGGTCCTGGAGGTCCAAATCAAATGGTACCTAGTAGTCAAACCCCTATGGGACCTAGTCCCATGGGGCCTGTTGGACAAGGTGGACAAATTGGGCCAAATGCACCTGGCCAAATGGGACATAACGGACCCTCACCAATGGGTCCAAATGCTCCTGGACAGATGGGTATCGGATCTGCCTCATCACAACTGGGAATGGGAGGGCCTGGAAGTCAGTTGGGTCCAGGAGGGCCAGGTAATCAAATGGGTCCGGGTAGTGGACCTGGGGGACAATTAGGAAGTAGTCTTGGACAAATGGGGCCAGGAAGTGGACCTGGAGGACAGATGCCACCAAGCAATGGACCTGGAGGTTCTATGGGCCCTGGAAGTGGTCCTGGTGGACAAATGGTATCAAGTAGTGGACCTGGAGGTCAAATAGGGCCAGGAAGCAATCCTGGAGGGCAAATAGGGCCAGGAAGTGGTAGTGGAAATCAAATAGGACCTGGAAATGCTCCTGGAAACCCGATGACACCAGGAAGCGGACCTAGCGGACAAATGGGTCCAGGAAGTGGACCCAATAGTCAAATGGGACCAGGAAATTTGTCTGGAGGTCAAATGGGCCCAGGAAATAACTCAAATAGTCAAATGGGTCCTGGAAATGGTCCAAGTGGACAGATAGGCCCAGGTGGTCAAATGGGACCCAATGGTCCTGGAGGGCAAATGGTTCCAGGTGGTTCAGGAGTACAAATACCACCAGGTGGTCCTGCAAATCAAATGGGACCTGGTGGCCCTGGTAATCAAATAGGACCAAATGGACCAAACAATCAGCTAAGCCACAGTGGTGCTAGCAATCAAATGGGACCAAGTGGGCAGTCATCTTCTGGCCAAATTGGCCCTGGTTCACAGGGCCAACAAATTGTTCCTGGAGGTTCAGCGCCAATCGGGCCTGGTGCACCTGTGAATCAAATGAGTCAAACTGGACCTGGTGGTCCACCTGGTGCTGGACAAGAAAATTTGAATGCTTTACAGAAAGCTATTGATTCAATGGAAGAAAAGGGACTTCAAGAGGATCCACGTTATTCTCAGCTACTAGCTTTAAGGGCTCGTCAAGGCAACATTGGAGAGAAACAAGCTTTTAGTTCACAACAATTACAACAATTGCG TGTACAGATAATGGCATATCGATTATTAGCAAGAAATCAACCGTTATCGCAACAACTTGCACTTGCAGTTCAAG GTATGGGACAACGTACTCCTATAGATCCATCTCAAGGACCTCCTACTACTACAGGTCCACAAATCTCTGGACCAAATGTAATTGGTCCTGCGGTTCCTCCAAGACCAGGTTGCCAAACACCACAACAACAACAACCTCCTCAACCAGGTGCTAAAACTAACAGAGTGACAAGTGTGGCAAAACCAGCTGGTTTAGATCCGCTACTGATTTTGCAGGAACGTGAAAACAG aGTTGCAGCACGCATAGCATTACGAATGGAACAATTGAGCAATTTACCAACTAACATGCCAGAAGATCTCCGTATCCAGGCACAGATTGAGTTACGGATGCTTAGGGTACTGAATTTCCAAAGACAACTGCGATCAGAG ATTTTAGCATGTACTCGAAAAGATACTACCTTAGAAACTGCAGTAAATGTAAAAGCCTACAAGCGTACGAAAAGACAAGGACTTAGGGAAGCCAGAGCTACAGAGAAACTCGAAAAGCAACAAAAATTGGAAGCTGAACGTAAACGAAGGCAAAAACATCAA gAGTTTCTTAGTTCTGTACTTCAACATGGTAAAGATTTCAAagaatttcatcgaaataatGTGGCCAAATTGGCAAGACTCAACAAAGCTGTTTTAAATTATCATGCAAATGCTGAAAGAGAACAGAAGAAAGAACAGGAGCGTATTGAGAAAGAACGTATGAGACGTCTTATGGCGGAAGACGAAGAAGGTTACAGAAAACTGATTGACCAAAAGAAGGATAAACGGTTAGCGTTTCTGTTGTCACAGACAGATGAATATATCAGTAATCTTACTGAAATGGTAAAACAACACAAGATAGAACAAAAAAGGAAGCAAGTGGAAGAACAAAAGCGTAAAAAG aaaaagaagaagttgCAAGATGGCGAAGGAGGCGAAGATGGAAATGCTAATGAAGATACTCGTGTTGGTGTGATTGAAACAGCTACTGGTCGCACATTAACTGGCGAAGAAGCACCGCTAATGAGTCAACTTTCACAATTCTTAGAATCTCATCCAGGATGGGAACCAATTGAATCCGAAAGTGAAGATGATGAAGatgaagaggaagaagaaaatgaaggtgaagaaaaaggggaaaataaagaaaaatctaCTGGCGATTCAGAAGAAGAGAAGGTTAAAAAGACTATACATAAAGCCAAAGTAGAGGATGACGAATACAAAACGGAAGAACAAACGTATTACAGTATTGCACACACTGTGCACGAGGTAGTAACAGAACAGGCATCTATCATGGTCAatggaaaattgaaagaatatcAAATCAAG GGTTTGGAATGGCTGGTGTCATTATTTAACAATAACCTCAATGGTATACTTGCGGATGAAATGGGTCTTGGCAAAACTATTCAAACAATAGCTTTGGTGACTtatcttatggagaaaaaaaaagtaaacgGGCCATTTCTTATAATTGTCCCTTTATC AACTTTGTCGAATTGGGTATTGGAATTTGAGAAATGGGCTCCTAGTGTTGTAGTTGTGTCGTATAAAGGTTCACCAGCTGGCAGAAGAGCCATTCAATCTCAAATGAGAGCCactaaatttaatgttttgcTTACTACTTATGAATATGTTATTAAAGATAAGGGCGTTTTAGCAAAATTGCAGTGGAAATATATGATTATCGACGAAGGACATAGAATGAAAAATCATCACTGTAAACTAACTCAAGTATTAAATACACATTATCTGGCTCCTCATCGGCTTCTACTGACAGGAACACcattgcaaaataaattgcCTGAATTGTGGgcgttattaaattttttacttcCTTCAATCTTTAAATCTTGTAGTACTTTCGAACAATGGTTCAATGCTCCATTCGCAACCACTGGTGAAAAGGTAGAATTaaatgaagaagaaactaTTCTTATTATTCGTCGATtacataaagtattacgtccTTTCTTACTGAGGCGTTTAAAGAAAGAAGTTGAATCACAGTTACCTGATAAAGTTGAATACATAATCAAATGCGATATGTCTGGACTGCAAAAGGTTCTTTATAAACACATGCAGAGTAAGGGTGTATTGCTAACTGATGGCTCGGAAAAGGGAAAACAGGGCAAAGGAGGCGCCAAAGCTCTAATGAACACCATTGTGCAATTGAGAAAATTATGCAATCATCCATTCATGTTCCAAGCTATTGAAGAAAAATACTGCGAACATGTAGGTACGCAAGGATCTGGTGTGATTACTGGTCCCGACCTGTACCGTGCctctggaaaatttgaattgcTGGATCGTATTCTTCCGAAATTGAAAGCGACAAATCACAGAGTACtattattttgtcaaatgACACAGTTAATGACAATTATGGAAGATTACTTAAGTTGGAGAGGATTTATGTATTTGCGATTAGATGGCACTACGAAAGCTGAAGATAGAGGAGACTTACTCAAGAAATTCAACGATCCTGGTTCcgaatatttcttatttttgcTATCGACACGTGCTGGTGGTCTTGGATTAAATTTGCAAGCTGCGGATACCGTTATTATTTTCGATTCTGATTGGAATCCGCATCAGGACTTGCAAGCACAAGATAGAGCACATAGAATTGGACAAAAGAATGAAGTACGCGTACTCAGATTAATGACGGTTAATTCGGTTGAAGAAAGAATATTGGCTGCAGCTAGATACAAATTGAACATGGATGAAAAGGTTATACAAGCAGGAATGTTCGATCAAAAGTCGACTGGTTCTGAACGGCAACAATTCTTACAAAGCATTTTGCATCAAGATGATGCtgaagatgaagaagaaaatgaagtaCCGGACGATGAAACGGTTAATCAAATGATTGCACGAACGGAAGgtgaatttgaaatatttcaaaagttaGATTTAGAACGAAGAAGGGAAGAAGCGAAGCTGGGTCCAAACAGAAAGTCCCGACTATTGGAGGAAGCTGAGTTGCCCGATTGGTTAGTAAAAGATGATGATGAGGTTGAAAGGTGGACGTATGAAGAAGATGAGGATAGATTCCTTGGACGAGGTTCAAGGCAACGGAAGGAAGTCGATTATACTGACAGTTTGACTGAAAAAGAATGGCTGAAAGCAATCGATGACGATGGAGCTGAGtacgaagaggaagaggaagacgataagaagaagaagaagacacGAAAACGGAAGAAGAAAGGCGAGGAGGACGACGAGCCTATGCCAAAGAAGCGAAGAGGAACAGGATCTTCAATTGACCCGAAAATGAAACGAGCTATGAAAAAGTTGCTTATGGTAGTTGTTAATTACACTGATAGTACAGATGGCAGGCTCCTTAGCGAACCATTTATGAAATTACCATCCAGAAGAGAATTGCCGgattattatgaaattattaaaaaaccATTAACTATCAATAAATTACTTCAAAAGATTGAAGAAGGAAag TATGCCGATTTTGACGATCTTGAGAAAGACTTTATGCAGCTGTGTAAAAATGCACAAATTTATAATGAAGAAGCTTCTCTCATACACGAAGATTCCATTGTTTTACAATCTGTATTTACGAATGCGCGTCAACGTATCGAAGAGGAAGGCAATAATTCCGACATGGATGACAAAG GTGAAGGCGAAGAAGGATCGGACGCAGATTCCACTGTTAGAATGAGAATCAAGTTGAAAGGAAGGAAGGGCGAAGGTAGAGGTGGCCGGAGGAAAAGGGTCACTAAAAAGTATATATcggatgacgatgacgatggtGATGATAACTGA